Proteins from a single region of Thermococcus alcaliphilus:
- a CDS encoding gamma-glutamylcyclotransferase family protein yields the protein MRIAVYGTLRRGKPLHWYLEGARFLGEDWITGYELYFDALLYAVRGSGKLKVEVYEVTDEIFEGINRMETNAGYRPIEVSTKFGRAFLWEWPHGPRGEKVESGDFDDVDLEGW from the coding sequence ATGAGAATAGCAGTTTACGGCACTTTGAGGAGGGGCAAACCACTTCATTGGTACTTAGAAGGTGCCCGCTTCCTTGGCGAGGACTGGATTACAGGGTACGAGCTCTACTTTGATGCCCTCCTCTACGCCGTCAGAGGTAGTGGAAAGCTGAAAGTTGAGGTGTATGAGGTAACCGATGAGATATTTGAAGGCATTAACCGCATGGAGACGAACGCTGGCTACAGACCAATTGAGGTCAGCACAAAGTTCGGCAGAGCTTTTCTCTGGGAGTGGCCGCATGGACCACGCGGAGAAAAAGTTGAAAGTGGGGATTTTGATGATGTTGATCTGGAAGGGTGGTGA
- a CDS encoding ADP-ribosylglycohydrolase family protein, which translates to MLRSKLEGGLWGVLVGDAFGLTFQFTSRLAMELNYPKPKEIPMLDGLWSDDSSLTLATARALTKGYNIERIAENFLRWYYDGEFTPRGYAFDQGKTTSKAIERIASGVPPLKAGGRSEWDNGNGSLMRILPAAYYAYFKLDSLEERLKIIHEVSMITHAHPRSLIGCGIYSLIVWNILDGMDKFKAYREAIATAKEAYSANPFAKELVHYERVLNGNIHLENRGKIRGSGYVVHTLEASLWAFLGDENFEDAIKEVVSLGEDADTTGAVTCGLAGTYYGLDSIPREWLERIEAREYAKEIINAFIDSLFDQQNDC; encoded by the coding sequence GTGCTCCGCTCGAAGCTTGAGGGTGGACTCTGGGGAGTCCTCGTTGGGGATGCTTTCGGCTTAACCTTCCAGTTTACCAGCAGGCTTGCCATGGAGCTGAATTATCCCAAACCCAAAGAAATCCCAATGCTAGATGGTCTTTGGAGCGATGACTCTTCCTTAACTCTTGCAACTGCCCGTGCACTAACAAAGGGATACAATATTGAAAGGATCGCGGAGAACTTCCTCCGCTGGTATTACGACGGCGAATTCACGCCAAGGGGTTATGCATTTGACCAGGGAAAGACAACTTCGAAAGCAATAGAACGCATTGCCAGTGGTGTCCCTCCTTTAAAGGCTGGCGGCAGAAGTGAGTGGGACAATGGCAACGGCTCACTGATGAGGATCCTGCCAGCGGCATACTATGCATACTTCAAGCTTGACTCGCTGGAGGAACGGCTGAAGATTATCCACGAGGTCTCAATGATTACCCACGCTCACCCTCGCTCGCTTATCGGGTGTGGAATTTATTCCTTAATCGTGTGGAACATTCTCGATGGAATGGATAAGTTCAAAGCGTATCGTGAGGCGATAGCAACTGCGAAGGAAGCATACTCTGCCAATCCCTTTGCCAAAGAGCTCGTCCACTATGAGAGGGTTCTAAACGGGAACATCCATCTGGAAAACAGAGGGAAGATTAGGGGTAGCGGTTATGTTGTTCACACGCTTGAAGCAAGCCTCTGGGCTTTTCTGGGGGACGAGAACTTTGAGGACGCAATAAAAGAGGTAGTTTCTCTAGGTGAAGACGCTGACACAACTGGAGCAGTCACCTGTGGTCTGGCCGGTACTTATTATGGTTTAGACTCAATCCCAAGAGAGTGGCTTGAGAGAATAGAGGCAAGGGAATACGCCAAAGAAATAATCAACGCATTTATTGACAGTCTCTTTGATCAGCAAAATGATTGCTGA
- a CDS encoding DUF6884 domain-containing protein produces the protein MVRYLYVATCGARKIWDVNPNAPEYVEARKAYVGPLSKKTIEYCEKFYPDSYVILSAKYGFLLPYEKIKNYNAVCSKNPLITVSELKEQARTKYLNGVPLINYDKVVVLGSTCYCNWVKEVFGEDKVECPLAGLPIGKMLKKLNSLFEHKGKI, from the coding sequence GTGGTTAGGTATTTATATGTTGCAACATGTGGTGCAAGGAAAATTTGGGATGTAAACCCCAATGCTCCAGAGTATGTGGAAGCCAGAAAAGCATATGTAGGGCCTTTATCAAAAAAGACAATTGAATACTGCGAGAAGTTCTATCCGGATAGTTATGTTATTCTCTCCGCTAAATATGGCTTTTTGCTTCCATATGAGAAGATCAAAAACTACAACGCTGTTTGTAGCAAAAATCCCCTAATTACGGTATCTGAACTTAAAGAACAGGCCAGAACAAAATACCTAAATGGAGTCCCACTGATAAATTACGACAAGGTAGTAGTCTTGGGAAGCACTTGCTATTGCAACTGGGTAAAAGAAGTCTTTGGAGAAGACAAAGTTGAGTGCCCCCTTGCGGGTCTACCCATTGGGAAAATGCTCAAAAAGCTTAATTCGCTCTTTGAACACAAAGGAAAGATCTGA
- a CDS encoding N-glycosylase/DNA lyase, whose translation MKDERWYKVVEEVSRIFSEIPMDIWDRIVKEEPETKLGDQLERYGFGKFATFMVVAGLNDYQLKGPAEKVYWPKLHEILRKNPVPDTPKELYGILLPFYELERLKTAKVRRLEKFLHSDLATELWNSTPQEVARKFHQIWIQLSKIMGQRKDAKTIVFAMKTLGIALILAGEYGFDFSGIPIPVDIRVRRITSKLLGEQLDDDSIRKFWNSVLKKIRELNVPITMIHLDSLVWQIGNMDSCKDIKAYFEKFGILNIGDELCKIIENQRTT comes from the coding sequence ATGAAGGATGAACGCTGGTATAAAGTTGTAGAGGAAGTTAGCCGAATATTCTCCGAAATACCCATGGACATCTGGGACAGAATTGTTAAAGAAGAACCAGAAACCAAGCTCGGAGATCAGCTAGAGCGCTATGGATTTGGAAAGTTTGCAACATTCATGGTTGTGGCAGGACTCAACGACTATCAGCTAAAAGGGCCGGCTGAGAAAGTATATTGGCCGAAGTTGCACGAGATACTTCGGAAAAATCCGGTTCCAGATACTCCAAAGGAACTTTATGGGATACTGCTCCCATTCTATGAATTGGAGCGCCTGAAAACTGCAAAAGTGAGGAGATTAGAAAAATTCCTTCATAGTGATCTAGCTACTGAACTCTGGAATTCAACTCCTCAGGAAGTAGCTCGGAAGTTTCATCAGATCTGGATCCAACTTTCAAAGATTATGGGGCAGAGAAAAGATGCCAAAACAATAGTGTTTGCAATGAAAACCTTGGGAATAGCGTTGATCCTTGCAGGAGAGTATGGATTTGACTTTAGTGGAATTCCTATCCCTGTGGATATAAGAGTGAGGAGAATAACCTCTAAATTGCTAGGGGAGCAGCTAGATGATGACTCAATTAGGAAATTTTGGAACAGTGTCCTCAAAAAGATAAGGGAGCTAAATGTACCAATTACAATGATTCATCTTGATAGCTTGGTGTGGCAGATCGGCAATATGGACTCCTGTAAAGACATCAAGGCATATTTCGAGAAGTTTGGTATCCTTAATATAGGAGACGAGCTCTGCAAAATAATAGAGAACCAGCGAACTACTTGA
- a CDS encoding tetratricopeptide repeat protein — MESPLLGLYKERKDVIESLLKRLRDSEMCEDWGNFASVRRRPMLATVIHYLQNYAGYSEGVSLEELKAFLYCMFLAGSHGDLDIIKSMTWCPIEQTLEESIGVEKTADGRYVAKSLGRDRKPTYWNTLEPLCRVAERICKDILNPPNEWVRELLSLSPEFLARSRDMEEYLRELKFEIHFQREQRRKEQRFREITKLVRPEGITVQEFLEKGFSESDLADLKKAYEEAWQREKLLYADGYIKLLTSIAEYYGEKQGSESEDELTRLLYEVFGEVDRDSELVAEHYIKAADVATSVSLIYFPQQNSPEEAERYLKLALELEEKAMELGVVPEYHSITLNNLGTHYYETNRPEEALSVLKKALEYAKTPEEKGLVLHNLALIYADLGMKKEAVSCMVKSLCIHYSTQHELGNASLYDDAISRIIDMTGDSHTDIYALKVALDLIGGNLSLEEARDILEQINREEWPLADALFSMLSGEEYQTPTEAQECEKLLQDVAERLKRSEYD, encoded by the coding sequence ATGGAAAGTCCGCTATTGGGTCTTTATAAAGAGAGAAAGGATGTTATCGAATCCCTTCTTAAAAGACTCAGAGACTCTGAAATGTGCGAGGACTGGGGAAACTTTGCTTCCGTAAGAAGAAGACCAATGCTCGCTACGGTCATCCATTACCTCCAGAACTATGCAGGGTATTCGGAGGGAGTATCGTTAGAGGAGTTAAAGGCATTTCTTTACTGCATGTTTCTCGCGGGAAGCCACGGAGATTTAGACATTATTAAGTCAATGACTTGGTGTCCCATTGAACAGACACTTGAGGAAAGTATTGGTGTCGAAAAAACCGCTGACGGAAGATACGTTGCAAAATCACTGGGGAGGGATAGGAAACCAACGTACTGGAACACGCTGGAACCGCTCTGCAGGGTTGCGGAAAGAATATGCAAAGATATTCTCAATCCGCCTAATGAGTGGGTAAGGGAACTACTCTCGCTTTCCCCGGAATTCCTTGCAAGAAGCCGGGACATGGAGGAATACTTGAGGGAACTCAAATTTGAGATCCACTTCCAAAGGGAACAACGTAGAAAGGAACAACGATTCAGGGAGATTACAAAGCTCGTGAGGCCTGAAGGCATAACAGTTCAGGAATTCTTGGAGAAAGGATTCTCGGAGAGTGACTTAGCTGATCTCAAGAAAGCCTATGAAGAAGCTTGGCAAAGAGAGAAGCTCCTCTATGCGGACGGATACATAAAGTTGCTCACTAGCATTGCCGAGTATTATGGGGAAAAGCAAGGAAGTGAGAGTGAAGACGAGCTCACGAGGCTTCTATATGAAGTCTTTGGAGAAGTGGATAGAGACAGCGAACTAGTTGCAGAACATTACATTAAAGCAGCGGACGTTGCTACATCGGTCAGCCTGATTTACTTCCCACAGCAGAACTCTCCGGAGGAGGCAGAGAGATACCTCAAGCTGGCTTTAGAGCTCGAGGAGAAAGCCATGGAGCTTGGGGTCGTTCCGGAGTATCACTCAATAACGCTAAACAACTTAGGAACTCATTATTATGAAACCAATCGTCCTGAAGAAGCTCTGTCAGTACTTAAGAAAGCACTGGAGTACGCAAAGACGCCCGAAGAGAAGGGTCTTGTCCTGCACAACTTGGCCTTAATTTACGCAGATTTGGGAATGAAGAAGGAGGCAGTTAGTTGTATGGTGAAGTCACTCTGTATTCACTACTCGACACAGCATGAGTTGGGAAACGCTTCACTTTATGACGATGCTATCAGTAGAATAATCGACATGACGGGCGATTCTCATACTGATATTTACGCTCTCAAGGTAGCCCTTGACCTGATCGGAGGAAATTTAAGCTTAGAAGAAGCCAGAGACATACTTGAACAGATTAACAGAGAAGAATGGCCATTAGCTGATGCTTTGTTCTCGATGCTAAGTGGAGAAGAATACCAGACTCCAACTGAGGCACAAGAATGTGAGAAGCTCCTGCAGGATGTTGCAGAAAGACTCAAAAGGAGTGAATATGATTAA